The DNA region AACATGTTTATGACTTTTCTTTTTACTATGAGGGAATTAAGTTATTTAGAAGGTTACAAGTTTTTTCATAGAAAATTCAGAGCTGCATCTACAGTCAAGGGTCTTTTATATTTGTGCATAATCAGTTACCCACATATGTCTTCTTCCAAGGAGTGATCATAAAATACTAAAATTGGGTGATAAGAAAAAGGAATGACTACTGTGTATGAAAAGAATTCACTCAGGGTTAACAATTACTTAGTAGAACAGAGCTAGTTACCCAGAGGTCTGTAGTCTGAATCCTGCAATGATTTGGACTTTTCAAATTTTTAGTTACCACCATTGTATACAAAATAGTATATCAATCACCAAAAATGTGTACACAGTTGATTTGATAAGTAATTCAAGAGTTACATTATCATAGTCTGTTTTTGATTGGTACACGGAGCAAAATATTGACAGGTAATTATCAAAACACATTACGACAATCCAAATCACTTACGAGATGCTCACCActctattttaaaaataattataaacacATATCTGATGAGTACTAAATATGGTATAGAACTTAAGATGTTTATTATCTCTAGTATCTGTATTCTCATGGAAATCAGCTAGGTCAACACAAAGTGATAAATCACATATGCCACACAATCTTGAACTTTTTCTATGAAAACACTGTGATTAGGTAAGCAAGCGTGATATCATGATACGATATTGCATATGGGAATACCAGAAGCTACGTCTAAGCGTATCACACGCAGAAATGATATTTTTCGCTTTTATCTAGCCTTTTACCGAAATAGCATAGTAAATCGTAAACCGTGACCAAGTAGATGTGTGCGTTTGGAATTGTGTGTCTGGTAAAGTGTGTGGTGGTAAAGTCTGGTGCATTAACAGGCTTTTTATACTAATGTATCTGAATGACTAAACGTCTCCCCATATAGGTGAAAGTTATGCGTTTATACCACTTAATCACAGACGTGGAGCCATATTAGTGATTTAAGTACACTTGGTGAAGTTATACTTTACACTTTTAGCACACCTTCATCAACGTAATGAGATATaagaatatttctgaattaatACATATTTCGATCCACAGTCCAGTTGAAAATGTTTGAGTTCACACTCATTTGACCGAAGAGTAGTAATGGATTTAACAAAAATGGATAACAATCGAATTCTGCTCCTCAGTGCATAACCTTGTTCACAAAACGTAATAGTAGCTTGAGAACTCCATTTTCGATTAAATTTATGGTTGTGCTTACTTGTAATTATTTCTAAAACAACCATATATGGCTGCATATTGGTTGTCGATCCTTAAAAATCAGTACATTAGATATACTACTAATCATGTAGCCTATAAGATCCAGGTGAATGTATGTAGATCCTACCATTAGCTAAAATTGTTTTTAACCGTGAAAATAACATCTCCCAATGATGGCTCATGGTAAGATGATTCTATGATTCATTTAAGTTAAAAGCAAATTTTTGTAAGCCACTTCGATATTCTATGCAATCCACTTCCTTTATCCTATTGTGATGGGAAAAGTCAATACCGTACAAAGCAAAGGGATTGAAATGATATTATCAGTGATATAGAAAACCAAACAGATAATTAAATTCGCAAACAACGAACGTGATCAACAAACAACAAGTATAAAATAATTACATCGAAGATCtggagaaaaataaataatgaatacatCTGGGCTGTTGCCCAAAGCCTCCAAAAAATGGTTATGACCATATTACGAGTCCCAATAAAAATAATTGCATTTCTTGATACGATTCAACAGTCAGATTTGGTTTGGTTGTCACTAAACCCTTTAGTCAAATGTACCTGTTTTGCAATCATAAAGTAATAAAGGACGAACTGCCGAGTAGTGAAGTTGGTCATAATAAGGTAGAACACTAGCACCATACATAACGTTATTCGAGAGAACTTAAGCAAGGATTTAATATTGAGTTTGTTAGTCACTAATTGACTGGGACTGATCACATTCAATATAAGTAAATTGGTAAAAAAAGATGGACTGTTTTATTCTTTATGGTCAGACCAATGTCGCAAATTATTGTGAAGAAACGTTTTTGATTGTATGGAAAACAGACGCGTCTTGagtatttctttattattcgTGATGGTTCACAGTATTTCATTGACAATATCAGAGCTGATATTTGACCAGGCTTTTTTGGAATATGTGCATACCAAGCCAATGCTTCCACTTTACCCTTTTTGTAATCATTCAAGGTAAACAATCTCCATAGCATAGTATTGGCTGCAAAAGCAAGTCCCCATGAAGCTCATAACAATTATGGTACAAATGTTATTTGCATTTATGTTTTACTAAGATATTAGTAAATAAAATTCATCAAGAGGAAGGTAATAACAATGAAGAAATAATCCTCATATAAACTTTCTTGTAACTGAATCAATTTGTAAAGGTGAAGTGCAAACCGTTGTGTTTTTAAGCTCGGCTAATTATCACGTGACTTATTCGCCAATAGGAAtatgacttatacaatcttagcccTGTGCCAGACCAATGATATATAGACCTGTATGAGCAGTCTCGAGTCCCGGTTGGTCCTTTTCTTCGCCTAACACTGACAGTTGATGCCAGAaaaccaataccagcttccactatatCTAtcacatatttcaaacatactaggtttatatacaaaccaaacagaccacatcacaccataaaatagaaaataacatttatacaagatcatgCCAAATAGTGGCTGAGATTGTGGggaactgtaattaataaactggaaacaactcaaaaacagtaaattatatcaaatagtctataggtcaaaataaagcttatgataagaggactATGATTATACCTAATCTAGTTACCTAATAAATATACAACATGAATATACGtgtaatattagtccataaatgaatcccaacagtcagtcagtaacaacgtggaacttcgtacgtacgtacatcagttcgagttgccacaccacattagcacagagatgcagtggtcgattcaaatcccgtagtgctagatgtagtaaaattataagctgtaatcagaaaaattagggtttgaagacgTTATTCAAGGAAAATAATccactgaaataaatttggaaagagaaaaaagaaagggacatgaagaatttagaagattagaatttgggagaacacaaaaagtggatgcacctgcagtTAATTCTGattattctcgtcgggatataacacaatagattattagatatttattaaaatacacTCACCTTTCAGCATCACGTATAGTCTGTCGCTCCTTAGCTTTTACTTTCATTTGTTGAACTTCAATCGAATCGGGTTGACGTCGAATAGCATATAATTTATGGTTGCCTGTAGATAGGTTTAGAATAAGTTTAGATGTATGAGTACTATCCGTGTAGAATACGAGAACCTAAAATTAGACAAGAGACAATGAAGAGCAACTAATGATGTCAGCATGACAATCTGTAAAACGTACAATGCCAAAAAAGCAACATTGGCACATTGGGTTAACAAAAAAAGCTAATAAACCCAAAAgaaattatataattaattcaAAAAACAAACACGGAATAATCTATTTTTATCATATCACTACATACAAAGGCAACAAAACGATTGATGCTTTTACTACAGGAAAACAATGACCAGTAAACTGAGCATAACAACACATTTTATTGCTTCAAAATATAATACTGCTTTTCATTTTCAGCTTCTTACATAACAAAATAAGCAAAGCAGAgtaatatttcaaacataagATGGTGACAACACAAATACCAATATGATCACTAAGAAACATTTAGCTGAAAACTAAATACATTCACATTAACCACAAACACTAACCATAGTGATTTTGATGTAGTAAGTCCACTTACTGAAAGTTACAACTCCTATCATAAAAACTAACCAAACAGTATCAAGGAACTAATTGACTTgagaaacaataaaaaatcacaataattcaataaaaatcaagaaacctgttgttttttttgttattgtgGATATATGACGGAACTCTGGTTAAACGAGATTTCGAGCTATTTGTCAGGTGTATTTTGTATAATTCAAAATAGTATTTCGGGCTCATATCGAAACAGCCGAAATTGTTATATGTTCATTCAGTAAGAAATATATGTCTAGAGACTAGAGGTCACTTCACAAAACTCAAAATCAGTGAATTTTATCTTAAAATAAAGTCAACCGACTTTGATCCCGTCTAGTGCACGTCGATTCATAAACCCGATGAAATTATTCTGTAAGTACCTACTTATAACTAACAGAATAAAGAAAGGAAACAGATTTCTGTCACTTACCTTCCCAGAAGCTTCAACAGGCTTGACGAAAAATTTATTGCGAGAATAGGATAACTTTTGTATCTCATTCCATGGAAAGGTAACCTTTGGTGCTAATCTGTGAAGTTCGAAGAAGAAAACGTTTAATTGAGACGTTACACAAGTCATGGAGTGGACTGACGTCTTTTATATCCAACAATTTAAAGTATTGTGTAAAATTGTATAGCGAAACTAAGTATCGTTCATATATATTGGAACAATATTTCGTtaaatctgtttttttttttaaattagtaTTGAATGTCTTGATTAACGAGTACTTTATCAAGTATTAAAAACGGAATTCACTAAATTGATAGTCCCTTATTAACGATGTACCGTGTTATCAGATAACACTAACTTATCGTATTTTAGTAGTCAAGCGCAAACCGTAAACGAGATAAATCTACACAATATGGTTGGATGATTTGCATGAACTTTACCAATTTGGGAGTTTTCGTCAATAATCGGTGCGATTAGAAGTCAGAGAATTAGAGATGGACTTAAGCTCTAACACCATCCTATAGAGTAAGCCGGTAACCCCGATCAGGATTGAAACTACTCGCAACCGTAGCTGATACCTTGGGATGGCGATTGGGTCTGTTTGTGATAAACCAATCGAATTACACTAATCGTAGCACTTTTCCGTTTAGATACGtgccatgccagacaggtcgacTGAAGTGACAAAACTACAAGTAGGAACTCCACGTCCACTGACGAAGTCGTATTTTCGAATACATAAGGTTCTAACAGCTGTAAAGTGTACCTCTCGAAAAACTATGATCTTTGGAAATGCTGCATCTATATGACGTAAAGTAATTAGGGTCGACTTTGAAAATGAAGCCTCACCTTGTCCAGTAAACCCTAACACGACACAGGATAATCATTGACTCTGCAAACCGATATCTCACGATGAGGTAGATGCCCACTTTAGCCGGATGCATTAGAAGAACCAAGGTTGAAGGCTCACGTGCGGTCTTACCACCTTTATTTACTACATTCTACTTTAACATAACGAGTTGCCTCGTGGTTTTATCGCAAGCTAAGGATCATTAGATATCCATGATTGAACACCATAAACCTATTATTCATGTTCTGCCTTCGCATAGTTGTAAATATAAATTACCAAAGTTAAACACTTTCCCACCGTAAACTACAAGTTATTTTACTACGAACGAAAATTTGGACACTCAAAGTACAACCAGAACTATGGTCAGGCTATCTCTAATACATGTGAAATACATCGTGTTTATTAATGTGACTATCATTAACTCAAAGAAACTTGACGGAATCCGTTCGTACATGTGTTTAATTAGATTTCCTTCAAGCTCCAACCTCAACTTACTATGAAATAACATTTAGCAAATAAAACTATACTTATTTATGCTAAAAGCCCTATGTGATATAGCGTATACAAGATTAAAGGATGTTTGTTTCGAAAGACTGATTGTTATGAATTAGGAAAACAGGAGGTAAGGGGTAGAACTGTTATTATAAACTCATTAGCAGGTAAAGGTACGTAGTTTGGAGTCACATCTTAGGTGTGAGGGCTAGTGATACTAACCGGTTGCTCAGGTTGAAGTGAAGAAGGGTTTAAACATGCGACTTAGTGGCTGAAAACAAGAGAAATATTGGAAATTGTCATGTACTATGAAGTTGGGAAGCCTATTAAAAACGAAAAACTCACTGGTTgtcatattcataaatattcaAACCTAAAGCATCAATACCAAGCCACAAGTCagtctttttttcattttttattttaaaaaatgtaactcCAAACATTTCTAGATCTTGAGCAATTCTTATGTATTCCTTTACTGCGTCGTCCTTGGACATATTTTTATGCGAAGAAACACAATTCATCACTTTGGCTTCCCATTCTTCATCAGTTAGATTATATTGTTCACGTACACTAAAATAAATGTAGACAAAAAAGCATGTCAAGTCGATTGGTGTGGGGGAAAACTGAGATCCAGTTTAACATAAATAAGTTTAATGAGCAAGAGGAAACACTTTTAGGCTGACCTATGATTATGAAGATAGATTATTTATATAGTAGGTGAAGTATTTTTGTAGCATCAAGAGACAAACACCTGAACAATCAAATCAAAAAACATCTTTAAATCACAAGTTATGAATTGCGAGGttaattattttcatgtttACACATACTGATTGACGTTCTCCATTAACATGAGCGGAAACTATTTTCATAGACATACAATTTATCCACTCATATGCCAAAAGTTAGAAATAGACTTTCGGTTGACATGAAATCTACATTGTAGTGACGGTTGTGTGATGACAAGCAATCTGCTTGCTTTCTTCAACTTAGTCGTAACCAGAGGAAAAATGTGGCCAATATGTGAATTGAATTAGGCTGATAACAGTAGTGGTAAAACTGGCGAAATGATTATCAAACTGGTAGCAATAGTATTAGTGAGAGTAGAATAGAAAATGATTTTGGAAAAGGTGGGTTTACGAAACGCAGTATGGAATACTTTTGAAATTCTAgggtaataataaatgaatacatcTGAGTTATGTCACAACCTCAACAAATCGTCACGATAACCGCATATACTAAAATGGATCAAATTGACaatcaaaaactataataatccTATCGGAATTAGAGAAACATAAGCCTTTGATAAGATTAATCGTGAGTGCATAGCACTCCTCTTGAATATTGATGCAGACCAAGTCCGACCTAGGATAATACAATTTAGTGTACCAGGGATATTTATGTAGGAATGAAAGTTGAAATCACGTTAAGACACATATACATGGAATATAGGTCTGAAGTGATGGGACGAAGGATTATACAGTATGAGGAAGCATTATAACATATGGTTTACAGGGGATTAGGAGAAAAGTAAAATCGTGCTAGTTCAATCAGTTCTGAGTTGTCGTTTAATCTCTGGATATCCAACGACGTACCAACCTTTTGACTCGGTTTCACTCACTAATCTGCAACTCTAAGGACAAACTTGGCGAGCTTAAATTTATGAGGCGCATCAATAAGATTTAAATCAGTTTCGAATTTGTGTTAAGCTTATGTAACTATATGACCAAATAACATCCTAGGGCTATAGTTGATATCAGATTGTGATTTGTAAAAACTAATTCATAACCCTAACATTTGAACATAAATCCTAGTTCTGAGTACCTACGCTACACTTCAACCTTTACCTAACCCTAGTAGGTTGGGTTTTTCCGATCTCACTTTGAGGTCAATCAGATGTCACCCATAAACTAGTTTTACCAATAACGGATTAGCTGCACTATTCAACATTTATCACCTAGCTTACACTGATGAGACTAGTAGTGCTAAAGTACACGAATTCGAGGAAAACCTACTTTGCAGAAAGGTATTTGGAGATGTTAAGGGGTTTTCTGACGGTGGATGGACCATTTCCCTCACTGCGAATAAGATATTGATAAGAAGCCAATAAAACAGCAGTTTCTGCAGGACAATAAATTCTCCCACTGACTATGTCGTCTTTAACCTATGGATATCATTACATTGTTTAGCAAAACAGTAGTTACATCATAGTAAAAATACAAACGAGTTGTTTCATCAATAAGTTCATTCGATGGGTCCTCTGGATAGTATTTCACTTTGACGTCAAAATGCAGTGGGCCATCCTTGATTTTTTGCGTTGTCGTAATCTTCTTATCGGCCTCTGGCCATGTAAGTCTGTTTTTGTGGTCCACACACTGAAGACCAAAATACCACATCTCTCTAATACCAAGAGCTGTGCAAACCTGGGTCTTTAAGAGAACTACAAGTAGCTTACTTTCGAGACGAGCTGTGCCCCAGAGGCCTTGCGCTTCAATGTGAAGTCCAACTGGGCATCCTTCGTAAGAACAGATACAGGTACCTAGGAAATAAGGATAACTAAAGAAACAAACCAATTTCGGCATCACGCAAGAACCACAACCAGTAGCGAACCCCGCGGGCTAATTGTATCGCAACTGTTGAGCACCAAGTTAAACAAATCTAAATTTTACCTTGTTAGTGTGAAAAATTGAAGATAAAAAGTCTCAAGTTGTCACTTCAATTCATATGTAAAATCTTCGTGAAAAACCTTCATAATTCGACCAATTTTTTTGTACTGGCTTTTTTAGGTTACGTAGACGCTCCAGGTTGTTGAAATCATCCCATGTGGTTATCGCAGTCACTCGGCTGCTCTGATTATAAGggattttgtgttaaataagGGTTAGCATCTATTGGGCACAAATAATGGCTGTCGTGATAGTAGTGACGTCACCAGGCCGGTTAGCTGGTTGCGACATGATAAATTTTAGAAAATCCGTATACTTAAATGGTCCACGTGGTTTTAGATGGTTCTGAGCGAAATAGACAAAGCTTTCGCTCAACGGACAATTGATGTTACCAGGTAGGAACCTTAGTATATTTGATGATAAGGgagaaaaaaatattagaaaacTATAGCGAGATGCTGTTTTTAGTCCTTAAGTATATATCAAGTTTTCTCTTAAATGGCTCCTAAGGAATCATGTGATCTAGCTCAGCAGGCAGCCGATTCCAACATTTGTCTACTCTTACAGATATGTGCTTACAGTTCGTTCAGCTGTGTTGCGTTTCTCTTTTATGGGTGTTACCCCTAAGGTTTGTATTAGAACTGAAGTTAAGTGGGTATTTAGGAGGATGTTCAGAAGTACTTAAGGTTCTGTAAGTCATTGGAAGGTCAACTCTGAGACAGCAATACTTAAATGAGCAAAGCTTCAGCGACTTGAGGCGCTATTGATAAGATTTGAATTGAAGTACTTTAACTGATTTAGTGGCTCGCCTTTGGATGAGTTCCATTATGTCTCTATTATTTTTCAATGAGAGAGGAAACACTGTTTTCATACTCTAAATGGAGTTGAATTAAACTGTAGGGGATCAAGTGGACAGTTTGCCCATTGTACTGGTCAAAAATACGCTTCAACTTTATCAAtccaaggtttgctcgaaaggcatttttgtagCAGTCAATGTAATATTTCAGATTATAGGGCACCAACTTGGGATACCTCTAGATACGAGTTACATAAGTTGTGTTTTCAATCTACGACATGTCTTTGACGGACTACTTCATACTTAGAAGTGTTAAAGGTTAACCCATTGCCATCCTCCCAACTTTGAAGTCTCATCAGATCGTCCTGAGGTGCCAGATAATTATCTTGGCCGCAGACTTCTCTCTAGAGCTTCACCAAAAGTGGCCAGAAGAGGTCAGTAAATACGCTTTCTAAACTAAGACATAGACGCGGAGCGGTGTATTCTGCTTATTCTGacaggtataagtagtatgtagcatcgatcgaaagtggaatgcgtagtgtggcgtcgagtcgcggttgaccatgatcaccactacaggaagactacgtgccagttaaccgatatgATCCTCCGTAGGCCAAGTATCAGAAGGCAGCTGATGGCtatagtcgagatgtatttgttagcaatctcgtggtatcgaaagaataccgagatcgtgccaggttacaagtgtggttactgagcgcaaccgaattcgtgcaaggtcacaatcaacgggaggatgtatgtattttggtacagttaaataataattgtttccattacaccattctcgttctcttgataaaagtaggtcactacaaatgCCTGGgagcagaagattgaaatgacGAGAACAGGAAGGCGATCATCCAGCAATCGAAATAAGAACAGATTTAAGGAAATAATCGGGTAAGTTAAGGGAAATTGAAGGAAAATGTgacaataatatatttaatgtatgtttttcatattttctgAACGCTGTAATTTTGCATGTAAAAGTAAATAGGTTTTTTTCCACTGATTTTTCGTTCGCAAAAGCGGCATGGATCTATAACAATGATTTCTTGTGTCTATTAGGTACTAACTGCAATATGTTGGTCGGATCACCTGTGTTAACTATTTAACAGGAAGGATGCAGTGGCAAGGACCGGTCAGTAGATGTGATGCAGTTCATGAACTGGCGACATAATACTAACGTAATAATGAACAATTCTGCCATAAGGTGTGCTTTATACAAGTTTCAtactaaattaaaataatgGTCATGAGATTGCGTGACAGTAGGCTTTCTTTGTACATGGTTGGAGTTTCTTAGATAACCTGCTTGCTCATGACCTCAGATGCAATTTCAGGCCACACATTTTAGCAACAACTGTGCTTGTGTTAAAATCTTAGAGAAATGAATTACGTAATACCCAAGACATGGTGCATTTTAAACTGACGATTCGTTATCTAATACTTGTAAAAAGTTTTAATCCAAATGGAAGTTTGAAGTATGAAAAGACAGATTACAAAAAAGTGTGATGCATAgttgtgataattaggagtatttaaattatagtacaaactaagaaTACCAGAAATGacgcaattggatcaagaagtactagataagcacgaacgaatgtactgtatttgggaTTCAAaaccaagcattcaacaagtaagCAGGAATCGTtcattcatacaaacaccacaataGTTCTAACGAAGCATCTCGGAGGCACATCCTTCTAGTGTGAGGAGCAGCCTTTCGCGACGAAACACGATGTCAAACTGAATGTGAAAACAAACACACGAAAGATGAAGCTAAACATTAAGTCAAAATGTTTACGTCCTTCAATTCGTAGTACCTCAAACTGCAAGTACCTAAACATTTATTACTTTGATTTTAACGATTCGACATTAAAAGGCTGAGGTAGTATTTGGATAATGAGAAATTGTGATTGAAATAGTTCATATAAATGATCGTTAAATGCTAGAGATGAGTTTTGGTGTAGGTGAATAATTGTGTCATTTCTGTCGTTTGCGCTAGGTGATTTTGTTGCAAAGATTTAGTCATCATTCTTGATATCAGAGCTTACTTCATATCATAGTTTAATCTTTAGATATACGGTCTTTTGTTCCTATTTTCGCTGTTCCAGAACCGCCATTTACTTATTGAATTGAGTTGCGACAATTCGTGGAATATTGATGACTCTATTTGCATTTTCACGCCATCATGGTGATATTTACTCATTCCTAACCAGCTTTAGTTGCATAAGTTTGTTAATTTCaaagtatttttattttataatactGAAATTTGTCGGCATCTGATGATGACTTACAGGAACAACAATAATCCTTGTTATCCTACCCAAATATTCTCAATTCTCGCTTCGATGTATGAAACAGAAGGAAAAGAGAAAAATCGGAAACAAAGGAGAAGCATTTTCTTTAGGTTAAACAATTCTTTTTGAGTTGGATCTAAATCAACCCCTGTTTATTTCTGAAATCCTGTTTCTTAAAAAAGTGTTGTACTTTATAGTTGGTTTAATTACAGATTCATTGACAAATTTTATTTATCGTTTGTCACAGATTCAAGACTacatattttgattgagatcatgaaccaattaatgttagaccaccatttaaaacctggaagcactggaccgccgtttcgtttgctttaacatcaatcggttcatgatctcaatcaaaaacttaacaatctccacaacccctttaCTGATAACTACATTTTTTGATAAAACATTATTTGTCCTTACTTGTATTTCGTACCTGTTATTCTCTCAGATGTTATTTAAGATTATGTTTTATGAAAGACAGAGTAAATTTTCActttttaaaagtaaatatatttgataatagtgtaGTGCTGATGTTAACCAAACTAATTAAATGTACCTGgacttattaataataatatcacaaggggttttgtggagattttagtaatgtcaatagttgaaaccatgagtctgtagcgtggcgtcgagtcgagattgactatgaacaccgctaccaagaaacacgtgccaagtaaatcagaaggcgaaggtcgAGCGTAACCAggtttatttcgttggcgatctcgtggtatctaacgaataccaagatcgtgccaaggaatggtacaagtggaaaCAGGAgaaaggagtacgtgcga from Schistosoma haematobium chromosome ZW, whole genome shotgun sequence includes:
- a CDS encoding hypothetical protein (EggNog:ENOG410V7TS~COG:T); the encoded protein is MPKLVPVSVLTKDAQLDFTLKRKASGAQLVSKVCTALGIREMWYFGLQCVDHKNRLTWPEADKKITTTQKIKDGPLHFDVKVKYYPEDPSNELIDETTRLYFYYDVKDDIVSGRIYCPAETAVLLASYQYLIRSEGNGPSTVRKPLNISKYLSANVREQYNLTDEEWEAKVMNCVSSHKNMSKDDAVKEYIRIAQDLEMFGVTFFKIKNEKKTDLWLGIDALGLNIYEYDNQLAPKVTFPWNEIQKLSYSRNKFFVKPVEASGKVLVFYTDSTHTSKLILNLSTGNHKLYAIRRQPDSIEVQQMKVKAKERQTIRDAEREKLRAEQEAREVMEKRLQDMQRLMQENEEAFARTQTVLEQYECKVNELNAQLEEEKSARKQLENLQYYLEEANRKLGLSIEERQRIAQERDEINAKINEQNQLLQEREEEKRQFEAELARVRAMHEAEMDHFSEQKQESDECELEAVNNVDEDLRQSKQDTDEDHATRLKLLRQDLSSVRNPNKMQAIDIHYEDIVSKGMDKYRTLRAIREGNTKKRVDQFESM
- a CDS encoding hypothetical protein (EggNog:ENOG410V7TS~COG:T), yielding MWYFGLQCVDHKNRLTWPEADKKITTTQKIKDGPLHFDVKVKYYPEDPSNELIDETTRLYFYYDVKDDIVSGRIYCPAETAVLLASYQYLIRSEGNGPSTVRKPLNISKYLSANVREQYNLTDEEWEAKVMNCVSSHKNMSKDDAVKEYIRIAQDLEMFGVTFFKIKNEKKTDLWLGIDALGLNIYEYDNQLAPKVTFPWNEIQKLSYSRNKFFVKPVEASGKVLVFYTDSTHTSKLILNLSTGNHKLYAIRRQPDSIEVQQMKVKAKERQTIRDAEREKLRAEQEAREVMEKRLQDMQRLMQENEEAFARTQTVLEQYECKVNELNAQLEEEKSARKQLENLQYYLEEANRKLGLSIEERQRIAQERDEINAKINEQNQLLQEREEEKRQFEAELARVRAMHEAEMDHFSEQKQESDECELEAVNNVDEDLRQSKQDTDEDHATRLKLLRQDLSSVRNPNKMQAIDIHYEDIVSKGMDKYRTLRAIREGNTKKRVDQFESM
- a CDS encoding hypothetical protein (EggNog:ENOG410V7TS~COG:T), with protein sequence MWYFGLQCVDHKNRLTWPEADKKITTTQKIKDGPLHFDVKVKYYPEDPSNELIDETTRLYFYYDVKDDIVSGRIYCPAETAVLLASYQYLIRSEGNGPSTVRKPLNISKYLSANVREQYNLTDEEWEAKVMNCVSSHKNMSKDDAVKEYIRIAQDLEMFGVTFFKIKNEKKTDLWLGIDALGLNIYEYDNQLAPKVTFPWNEIQKLSYSRNKFFVKPVEASGKVLVFYTDSTHTSKLILNLSTGNHKLYAIRRQPDSIEVQQMKVKAKERQTIRDAERSDYSYFIKLKLTST
- a CDS encoding hypothetical protein (EggNog:ENOG410V7TS~COG:T); the encoded protein is MPKLVPVSVLTKDAQLDFTLKRKASGAQLVSKVCTALGIREMWYFGLQCVDHKNRLTWPEADKKITTTQKIKDGPLHFDVKVKYYPEDPSNELIDETTRLYFYYDVTTVLLNNVMISIG